A genome region from Euphorbia lathyris chromosome 4, ddEupLath1.1, whole genome shotgun sequence includes the following:
- the LOC136226645 gene encoding cycloartenol-C-24-methyltransferase, whose translation MSKAGALDLASGLGGKIDKTDVLSAVEQYEKYHIYYGGAEDERKANYADMVNKYYDLATSFYEFGWGESFHFAHRFKGESLRESIKRHQHFLALQLGLKPEQKVLDVGCGIGGPLREISRFSLTSITGLNNNEYQIQRGKELNHIVGVDKTCDFVKADFMKMPFPDNSYDAVYAIEATCHAPDAYGCYSEIFRVLKPGQYFAAYEWCMTDSYDPNNQEHQRIKAEIEIGDGLPDIRVTGQCIEALKKAGFKVTWSKDLAASSPVPWYLPLDKSHFSLSSFRLTAVGRFFTKNMVKVLEYVGLAPQGSQRVQDFLEKAAEGLVEGGRKEIFTPMFFFLAQKPHTESQ comes from the exons ATGTCGAAAGCTGGCGCATTGGATCTCGCTTCTGGTCTCGGCGGAAAGATCGATAAAACTGATGTTCTCTCCGCCGTCGAACA ATATGAAAAGTATCACATCTATTATGGAGGTGCTGAGGACGAGAGAAAAGCCAATTATGCTGACATG GTGAACAAATACTATGACCTTGCTACTAGCTTCTATGAGTTCGGCTGGGGTGAATCTTTCCATTTTGCACATAG GTTTAAGGGGGAGTCTCTTCGAGAAAGCATCAAGCGGCATCAACACTTTCTTGCTCTACAGCTCGGCCTGAAACCTGAACAGAAG GTGTTGGATGTAGGTTGTGGAATTGGTGGACCACTAAGAGAAATTTCTCGATTCAG TTTAACTTCTATTACAGGGCTGAACAACAATGAATATCAGATACAAAGAGGAAAG GAACTGAATCACATTGTAGGAGTGGACAAGACCTGTGATTTTGTGAAG GCAGACTTCATGAAAATGCCATTTCCTGATAATAGTTATGATGCAGTGTATGCAATTGAAGCTACATGCCATGCACCAGATGCA TATGGATGCTACAGTGAGATTTTCAGAGTACTAAAACCTGGACAATATTTTGCTGCATATGAGTGGTGCATGACTGATTCTTATGATCCCAATAACCAAGAACATCAAAGAATTAAG GCAGAAATTGAGATTGGCGATGGCCTTCCAGACATCAGGGTAACTGGGCAATGCATTGAAGCACTTAAGAAAGCTGGTTTCAAG GTCACGTGGTCAAAAGATCTTGCAGCAAGTTCACCTGTCCCATGGTACTTGCCCTTGGATAAAAGTCACTTTTCCCTGAGTAGTTTCCGGTTAACAGCTGTTGGAAGATTTTTCACTAAAAACATG GTCAAGGTGCTAGAATATGTTGGACTTGCTCCACAGGGAAGTCAAAGGGTTCAAGATTTTCTTGAGAAGGCTGCAGAGGGATTAGTTGAAGGTGGAAG GAAGGAGATTTTCACACCAATGTTTTTCTTCCTGGCTCAGAAACCCCACACAGAAAGCCAGTAA